A window of Benincasa hispida cultivar B227 chromosome 9, ASM972705v1, whole genome shotgun sequence genomic DNA:
ttattttgaataataaatcCTATTTTTTCTCTAACCGCCTTAGTAGGtagttaattgatttttttatggaaaatgaaattaaaaaaaattagtttcttttcttcCGGATAGAATCTACATAAGTGagaatctatacgatagagatGATTCCCTAAATGATTGAGAACtttcctatacgatagaagTGTTTTGTcttcctcaatcttcttcctcctctaaactcaaaatttctcCTTACCAAACTagtcaaagcccaccactcttgaGTTCTCATCTTGAGAATAATTGAGGACTCTCTGTGGTTGTATTTTCATACTTTTGATTTGAGAtttcttgaagagggtcttcaagtttgttgttgtttgttgAGTTCGTGACAGTTTGAGTGTTTTACGAGAGAATgttcttcaaatgtataatCTCTTGAACTCTATTTCttgttaaaagcatgttgtaattctacttagaatgcataatctatatgtttactgtaaattcatgttttcaatctaaatggaatttggacgatccacttctACTCATGGATCTCTTTAAATCGAGAACCTTCATATACAAAGAgggttgcatccatagtgtcccaggataaggtacccaatcttatcaatatacttaCAAACTGTTTtgactatatactaaaacttgattctcTTTTATATCTCTAAATAAAGTTTTAAGCCAtgggttagtttattggatttataaaagaatgcaattcaataacatctttattgatagaaatttcaataataacttttttgttaatagaataagtttaatttttacaaactacgagtttttaggaggatcatcattatttttattttaatttagttttgaaCATGATATATAGGGTTTAATTCAAATTTCTCGTCTTTTATCAACGAAATTAGCCTAAAAAAACAATTGGAGCATCACTTTGTAGAATTTAAGAACTTTTACTTGTCTTTAAATCCCTAATATACACCCAGGCTTTTCTTAAAAAGAAGGATCAAAGCACCACTAATTAATGATTCCACCCTTGGATTATGAATTTTTCgtctaaaatttataaatattgatAGAGTAGCTCGACGATTGAAAGATGGATAGCTTTTGAATatgttttttccattttcaaaatgcaacataaaatacaatttttcaataattaaattaagggGCGACTGAacaaatgtattttaaaaatatctaaactcAATTTATATTCCAAAAATGACTAAATGtaaaatattgaattaaattacttgataattaacaaaaaaaaaatggacaaaTATGCCCTTACTGCTCATCAATCCattaaacaatatttatatACATAAACAAGGAAAGTTTTCACAAacagaaaaaatgtcaaactactTACTGTTATAGCAAAaaagacattgatagacttctatccgcatctatcaatgataaatttctATCCATTTTTATCACCGATTGATAATTATAGATTTCtatatgtttttataaaaaaatattaaaattttgttattttgtgtaaatagttttccaTATTTCTCTATTTCTAAAATCTTCTACATACAAAATCTACATACTAAATTATCgactcaattaaaaaaaatgaaacaactaaTTCTCGTCTAGATTTATGGGAAACTATAACAAATcaaaaaacacaaaatctatataactagtttttttttttataaaaaaatcatattgaaTCCAAAATACATTATTAAATCTAGTGCGTCGcgctaaaaatgaaaatatttaaaattgattttattttcaaaattgataatgCAAAATAGACAATAATTTATATctggtaaatatttttttcaaaattaaaccaacACTCCTTTCACCTTTAAATTTCTTACTTTCTTATGTACATTTTACCCATATTTTTTATGGTTCTACTAATCGGCCATTGTCATACTTTGAAAACTAACTCTTAGCTCCGACAACCACtttcgacaaccaactctagGCTCCGATGATCAACTCTAaactccaacgaccaactcCGATGACAAATATAGCAACGAAATTTGGGCTCCGACAACCTTTGCATGACCAACTTCGACAATTAATTCTGGGCTCCagcaaccaccttcgatgacctaactccgacgaccaatttTAGGCTCGGACAACAAACTTCGATGACcgacttcgacaaccacctttgtAGGCTtgaacaaccacctccgactacaaactccaatgaaaaTTACCTTCGATGACCACCTTTGAGGGAGCAATTCCAACAACTAATCTGAGGCTTCGACAACtacctccgatgacaaacttTAGTAACCaactcttatacaaactttaGTAACCAACTCTTATACTACTTTCATGCAACTAACTTCGGGCTTCAACAGCCACCACAGACTTAAAAAACCTACATCAGATACCCAAACATATGAACTtaactctgcaccccaaacacataCATATGAACTCAGATTAAATAACTATGCACCCCAAATACAAATTATGAACTCTAcagatatatgaattttataaacatataaactCCAAATATCCTATCTCAACTCAGTGTCCCAAACACccataaatttaaaatgttcatccCGAAAAACCCAAAAAGAAATCCCATCAAATCGGTTTTTAAAaccataaaaaaattttaaaaattaaaaaagttaattttcttttttcttttttttttaaaaaaaaaaaaaaaaaaaatcatttaactaCACCCCatctcttctcttttttttttaaaaaaaaaaaaaaaaaaaggtggatGCATATTCGAGTATAGCGTAATTGGAGAGCAAAATTGGAAGAAAAGAAATCGACTACGCACCTATCGAAACATATagacaattttttgaaaaatcgtaaaaatagatatttttcaAAACCAGTTCCTAACCATTAACCAATGTATCCATCGCATAATGTTGATGAGGGAGCATCTCTGCCGTGCCCACCTGATTAGATAATTGGGGCCTCCAAATAAATGGGCTCGGACAGTTTCACGTAGAACACACTTGCACAACCAACCCAGCTCAAAAGGTTCCTTGCAAAAGCCCaatattgaactaaaaaaggGCTTTTGTGGATCCAATGCCCGGGCTCTTCATCAAATCAGTCTCCGTGTCCGAAGACTCCGAACAATGTTAATCAATCGTAACTACCCATCTCCACTGACATATGACATCCGATTAAACCTCCGAAGCGGCTGAAGATGGTTCtagtttctttttctccaaGCAATTCAAACCCACGACCAAAAGGCCTCTAAATCTCTCCACCTTGATCACAGATATTCTCTCCCAGCATAGTCTATATTCCCTCAGCTCGCCAAAATGATGGTGAATCCACAGGAGAGCTTGCCTTCGGCCAAGACCATTCTATCGGCGGTGGCATCACTCACCGCCTCCGCGGTGCTCCTCCGAACCTTCTACAACGAACTAATTCCCGATGCGGTTCGAGACTATTTCTTCGCACGGCTCCATGACTTCTCAACCCGTTTCTCCTCCCAACTCATCATCGTTATCGAAGAACTTGATGGGCTTACCGCCAACCAAATGTTTGACGCTGCTAATGTTTACTTGGGCACAAAGCTCTCTTCATCCTCGGGAAGGATTAAGGTCCACAAGCCAGAAAAACAGAAGGAATTAGCCGTGACCATTGATAGGAATCAAGAACTTATTGACATATTCGAAGGTGTCGATTTCAAGTGGGTTTTGGTTTCTTCGCGTATTGAAAAACCAATTTCAAGTAAGAACCGCGACGGTAATGTGCTTGAGCGCTCAGATGTTAGACACTTCGAGCTAAGCTTTCACAAGAAACACAGGGACATGGCACTAAGATTCTATCTTCTACATATTCTACGAGAAGCAAATGCCATTAGAGATGAGAAGAAAGCCGTGAAGCTCCATACAATAGATTATAGTGGGACTGATTATTGGGGTTCAATCGACCTCAATCATCCAGCCACGTTTGACACTATAGCCATGAACCCTGAAACTAAGAAGACATTGATCGACGATCTCAATAAGTTTATTGAGAGGAAAGAATATTATAAAAGAGTAGGAAAGGCTTGGAAACGTGGGTATTTGTTATATGGACCACCAGGAACAGGGAAATCAAGCTTGGTTGCAGCCATGGCTAACTATCTGAAGTTTGACATTTATGATATGGATCTGAGGGAAGTCCAATGCAATTCAGATTTAAGAAGGCTATTGATTGGCACTGGAAGTCGTTCAATATTAGTAATTGAGGACATTGATTGTTCTATTGAGCTGCAAGACAGGAGTTCAGATTCAGAAAATCAAACCAAGTTTGCTGAGGATGAAAAGGTAGTAGGTCCCTGACCGACAAGAAACTAAATTTTTTTCCCATCTAAAGCTTGATGACATATTGAGGATGATACTTATCAAATTGTTTGTTGTAATCAGATTACTCTGTCTGGATTATTGAACTTCATTGATGGCCTATGGTCGAGCTGTGGAGACGAGCGGATAGTGGTATTAACCACGAACCACCTGGAGCGGCTAGATCCGGCATTGTTGAGACCTGGGCGTACGGATTTGCTCCTGCATATGTCTTATTGCGACCTTAGTGGTTTCAAGATATTAGCATATAATTACCTATTAATTCAGGAACATCCCCTCtttgaagaaattgaagaactaTTAGATAAAGTTGAGGCAACGCCTGCTGAATTAGCTGGTGAGCTAATGAAGAGTGACAACGTTACAAGTTCACTTCAAGGCCTCATTCAATTCCTCCATGGCAAGCAAGAGAAAACTCGACTGCCAGACCTCAGAACAGACTCAGGAAAAGCTTAGATTTGCTGCTACTGTTACCTCCCCTTGAAGTCAACTAGAAATTTTACTCAATTTTCGAATTAAGAGCATTATCTATGCTTTCATATCTTGTCGTCGAACTGAATTATTTTTCCTGTACAGATGCAATCGGAGTTTGTATTTGTAGCATGGAAAATGCTACATGCATCTCAGGAATCGATTTTTCTATACACACTAGATCATTAATGGAGGTTTCGCAGGTTTTTCTCTTAAACAAAGAAAGCTACTATAAGAAGCCACATCTGTCTACTAGCCTAATATAGTTGATAAGAGAGAGCACCGGTAATCTAGATGCGCTTGTGGCTCCGTCGAATTCCTCCTTTTCTACTAATGGAAATTGTAGAACATCTCCACATAATCCATTATAGGTCAACCAGTTTTAATCTGCATCAGTCCTTTTCTCTCGTTTTGCTCATTTAAATTACAGTATTCTCTTCTGACTGGAGATTATTTTGATGATATATCCTAGCAGTAATTTCTCAAGTTCAAGCAACAACGAAGTTCGATTATAGAATTAACAAGACGAAGGTTTACAATATGATCGACTTCATGGAAGTACAGAATCTTCGTAATCAAGAACACGGACATGATTGGAACTTGTAACGTTGACATTTTATATGCAGATACAacagaagaaaggaaaaacagaATCATACTTACTTCGGTGTTGAAGCTGACCCGTTCAAGTTGATATTAAAGGAAATTGTCCTCAGATCAAACTCGTCCATTCTGATCAAACAAGAACCATTAACTTTATGTCCTACGCTTCAAGAAACAACCATCAGAAAAAGAATCATAGAGACCTTTTGCCACATTCTTCTCAGATAAACCTCTTAATCCAAAAAGAGATGCGAAGCACATTAACTGTCCAACATATTCCTGAAAACGTGTATCCTTAGCACTTGTTAAACCTGATTAACAATTTATAATTGTCTAGAATTTAACACATAGTTTCAGCAATAGCTTAAAGCATATAATTTACTACTAATCAGAAATATCAGCATCAACATGCATAATAGTTTCTGAAACCAAGCTTATATACAACATCTAGTCAACACGAACTCTACCCTATTCTCCCTACAATgacataaaaactaaataacaAAACATGATGAGCCACCTAGACTTCCAGTCTATGTGGATCTGATTGAGAATTACTAGGCCTTAGGACAACCACGGCTACTTGGGGaggaaaacattttaaaagagTGAATTGGGTTTTGGAAATGGAACCgaaatcataaaaatatatcatattaaaaaaaatcctgaAATAAACTCATCAGCATCTTTCTGAAAAACTCCACTACTCCACTGTCTGAACATgtgggagaacccttttgcgcaatccctaataaccttagttgagagaaaacgattttgctcgatctcatcaACGTTGATAACATCGTCATATGTGCACGCAAAGCTGAATTGGGTCCTAaccaccttaccatacctttaGTGCCAAGGATCCCTAACATCACTGAAATTTGGGTATCTTACTATACCTTCAATACCAACATCGGAGTAAGGTTTGTTGTACAAGGCacaaatatttaaacatttgaaaacatataCAGAATATGCATTAGAAATTATCAACCTTCATGATTTCACATCGCTCAGTGCCCTGCAAAACATGGAGTATGTTTATAAAATTTCCTTGATAAATTTTCATCCCACAGTACAACATAACATGGGCTTAGTATAAAACACATGTTGAACTCATAAATAACTTCATCATTTAAAAACATGGATAATGCGATCAACCTTCATTTTTAAGGCATGCGTTGAAGA
This region includes:
- the LOC120086625 gene encoding AAA-ATPase At3g50940-like, translating into MMVNPQESLPSAKTILSAVASLTASAVLLRTFYNELIPDAVRDYFFARLHDFSTRFSSQLIIVIEELDGLTANQMFDAANVYLGTKLSSSSGRIKVHKPEKQKELAVTIDRNQELIDIFEGVDFKWVLVSSRIEKPISSKNRDGNVLERSDVRHFELSFHKKHRDMALRFYLLHILREANAIRDEKKAVKLHTIDYSGTDYWGSIDLNHPATFDTIAMNPETKKTLIDDLNKFIERKEYYKRVGKAWKRGYLLYGPPGTGKSSLVAAMANYLKFDIYDMDLREVQCNSDLRRLLIGTGSRSILVIEDIDCSIELQDRSSDSENQTKFAEDEKITLSGLLNFIDGLWSSCGDERIVVLTTNHLERLDPALLRPGRTDLLLHMSYCDLSGFKILAYNYLLIQEHPLFEEIEELLDKVEATPAELAGELMKSDNVTSSLQGLIQFLHGKQEKTRLPDLRTDSGKA